One genomic region from Curtobacterium sp. 9128 encodes:
- a CDS encoding formylglycine-generating enzyme family protein — protein MHEEHDCCAPVGRAALIGGAVGHVGAAATAGTAHSGHRIPQATVPAQTFLMGDALGDAKWGDGETPVHPVSLDAFEIDTTSVTNDDFARFVEATGYRTEAESFGYSAVFHLAFAGADDDVLGQPPQTPWWLGVRGADWRHPGGPASSVDELGDHPVVHVSWNDAVAYCDWAGRALPTEAQWEAASRGGLEGARYPWGDDLRDPSATDDLWRVNIWQGVFPTENTLDDGFLTTAPVRSFGPNAYGLWQTVGNVWEWCADAWSATTYASDAEAGTVHAPTGPSADTPDAPRLMRGGSYLCHDSYCNRYRNAARSSNTPDSSMGNAGFRTVSRV, from the coding sequence ATGCACGAGGAGCACGACTGCTGCGCACCGGTCGGGCGCGCGGCGCTGATCGGCGGTGCGGTCGGTCACGTCGGTGCCGCGGCGACCGCGGGCACCGCACACAGTGGGCACCGGATCCCGCAGGCGACGGTGCCCGCGCAGACGTTCCTGATGGGGGACGCGCTCGGCGACGCGAAGTGGGGCGATGGCGAGACGCCCGTGCACCCGGTGTCGCTCGACGCCTTCGAGATCGACACGACGAGCGTCACGAACGACGACTTCGCCCGGTTCGTCGAGGCGACCGGGTACCGCACCGAGGCCGAGTCGTTCGGATACTCGGCCGTGTTCCACCTGGCGTTCGCCGGTGCTGACGACGACGTGCTCGGGCAGCCGCCCCAGACGCCCTGGTGGCTCGGCGTCCGTGGCGCCGACTGGCGGCATCCGGGCGGCCCGGCATCTTCGGTCGACGAGCTCGGCGACCACCCGGTGGTGCACGTCTCCTGGAACGACGCCGTCGCCTACTGCGACTGGGCCGGACGAGCACTGCCGACCGAGGCGCAATGGGAAGCGGCATCCCGTGGTGGACTCGAGGGTGCCAGGTACCCGTGGGGCGACGACCTGCGCGACCCCTCGGCCACCGACGATTTGTGGCGCGTGAACATCTGGCAGGGCGTCTTCCCGACGGAGAACACGCTCGACGACGGGTTCCTGACGACGGCGCCGGTGCGCTCCTTCGGGCCGAACGCCTACGGGCTCTGGCAGACCGTCGGCAACGTGTGGGAGTGGTGCGCCGATGCCTGGTCCGCCACGACGTACGCGTCCGACGCGGAAGCGGGTACCGTGCATGCGCCGACGGGGCCGAGCGCCGACACGCCCGATGCGCCACGGTTGATGCGTGGCGGCTCGTACCTGTGCCACGACTCGTACTGCAACCGCTACCGGAACGCCGCACGATCGTCGAACACGCCGGACTCGTCGATGGGCAACGCCGGCTTCCGGACGGTCTCCCGGGTCTGA
- a CDS encoding GntR family transcriptional regulator, translated as MASTIPGFGAERITQRGLRDRVYDRVLDVLMGPDVEPGMRLSIDGLARTLGVSPTPVREALVQLERTGLVTREANKGYRVAPPLAGDQLEALFDARLIVESGAVELAARGDVEGLRERLVLALSDQAAVAREVAVVGSAQASEELMARYFRSDWQFHQLIFDAARNPFLLEMSDIITTRVHRMRQIVEGGGDDTDRAVHEHQAIVDALASDPTSAVAAMRLHIDAVRLRSRADASHAG; from the coding sequence ATGGCGAGCACGATCCCCGGATTCGGCGCGGAGCGCATCACGCAACGGGGTCTTCGCGATCGTGTCTACGACCGGGTGCTCGACGTGCTCATGGGACCGGACGTCGAGCCGGGCATGCGGTTGTCGATCGACGGGCTCGCCCGGACGCTCGGGGTCTCGCCGACGCCGGTGCGCGAGGCGCTCGTGCAGCTCGAACGGACAGGGCTCGTCACCCGCGAGGCGAACAAGGGGTACCGCGTCGCCCCGCCCCTCGCCGGGGACCAGCTCGAGGCGTTGTTCGACGCCAGGTTGATCGTCGAGAGCGGTGCCGTGGAGCTCGCCGCGCGGGGTGACGTCGAGGGGCTCCGGGAGCGCCTGGTCCTCGCCCTGTCGGACCAGGCGGCCGTCGCCCGCGAGGTCGCCGTCGTCGGCTCGGCGCAGGCCTCAGAGGAACTCATGGCCAGGTACTTCCGGAGCGACTGGCAGTTCCACCAGCTGATCTTCGACGCGGCCCGGAACCCGTTCCTGCTCGAGATGTCGGACATCATCACGACGCGCGTGCACCGGATGCGGCAGATCGTCGAGGGTGGCGGGGACGACACCGACCGTGCCGTCCACGAGCACCAGGCGATCGTCGATGCGCTCGCGTCCGATCCGACGTCCGCCGTCGCGGCGATGCGCCTGCACATCGACGCCGTGCGGTTGCGGTCCCGCGCGGACGCGTCCCACGCGGGCTGA
- a CDS encoding SDR family oxidoreductase: MSNQSKTVVLTGAASPRGIGRATAHHLAAAGWDIGIIDLDDDASKAVAAEIQEQHGVRAVGVGANVADESAVRAAFDAIEADIAPITALVNLAGVSSAHEYLDLPEGEWHRVLSINLDGVHFASLRAAESMVQTGYGRIVNLSSVSAQRGGGTFSKTPYTVAKAGVIGLTRGLARELGPKGVTVNAIAPGPIDTDIMGGTLTEERKTAMAADGVLPRIGTPRDIAAAIAYLISEDAGFVTGQTLNVDGGLYMH, encoded by the coding sequence ATGAGCAACCAGAGCAAGACCGTCGTCCTCACCGGAGCAGCCTCCCCGCGCGGCATCGGCCGCGCCACCGCCCACCACCTCGCAGCGGCCGGGTGGGACATCGGGATCATCGACCTCGACGACGACGCCTCGAAGGCCGTCGCGGCCGAGATCCAGGAGCAGCACGGGGTCCGCGCGGTCGGTGTCGGCGCGAACGTCGCCGACGAGTCCGCCGTCCGGGCGGCGTTCGACGCCATCGAGGCCGACATCGCCCCGATCACCGCCCTCGTGAACCTGGCCGGGGTGTCCTCGGCGCACGAGTACCTCGACCTGCCGGAGGGCGAGTGGCACCGCGTGCTGTCGATCAACCTGGACGGCGTGCACTTCGCCAGCCTCCGTGCCGCGGAGTCGATGGTGCAGACCGGCTACGGCCGCATCGTCAACCTGTCGTCGGTCTCCGCGCAGCGCGGCGGCGGCACGTTCAGCAAGACGCCGTACACGGTCGCCAAGGCCGGCGTCATCGGGCTCACCCGTGGGCTGGCGCGTGAGCTCGGGCCGAAGGGCGTCACGGTGAACGCGATCGCCCCCGGTCCGATCGACACCGACATCATGGGCGGCACCCTGACCGAGGAGCGCAAGACCGCGATGGCCGCGGACGGCGTGCTGCCGCGCATCGGCACCCCGCGGGACATCGCAGCGGCGATCGCGTACCTGATCAGCGAGGACGCCGGGTTCGTCACCGGTCAGACGCTGAACGTCGACGGCGGCCTCTACATGCACTGA
- a CDS encoding sugar phosphate isomerase/epimerase family protein, with protein sequence MTTAQDWVQQDWDPTTWTADTWPIAACLHGFPAVGSDGVAVHDAPAEVWDDIFGQVSAAGFSLAELADSHIRPADLEPSRRDELFAIARSHGIGIPSVHLQRKSVIQPGHEEDNLAYAHRTIDAAAEWGMQVFSTGLHQPFNEAQQRALWFWTAQGPTDPDDPEVWNAAVSRLRELGEHAASVGLPMALELYEDTYLGTADSAVRLVEEIGLDNVGLNADVANLIRLHRPVEDWRELFAKTLPYTNYLHVKNYTRDESADGSWSTSVPSTMETGLINYRQVLRDAVANGFRGILMTEQYGGDSLGVCATNQQYIRSVLATSVVGATQQGATR encoded by the coding sequence GTGACCACAGCACAGGACTGGGTCCAGCAGGACTGGGATCCGACCACCTGGACGGCGGACACCTGGCCCATCGCGGCATGTCTGCACGGCTTCCCGGCCGTCGGCAGCGACGGCGTCGCCGTGCACGACGCCCCGGCCGAGGTGTGGGACGACATCTTCGGGCAGGTCAGCGCCGCCGGGTTCTCCCTCGCCGAGCTCGCCGACAGCCACATCCGACCCGCCGACCTCGAGCCGTCCCGGCGTGACGAGCTCTTCGCGATCGCGCGCTCGCACGGCATCGGTATCCCGTCGGTGCACCTGCAGCGCAAGAGCGTCATCCAGCCGGGCCACGAGGAGGACAACCTCGCCTACGCCCACCGAACCATCGATGCGGCGGCCGAGTGGGGCATGCAGGTGTTCTCGACCGGGCTGCACCAGCCGTTCAACGAGGCCCAGCAGCGCGCGCTGTGGTTCTGGACCGCGCAGGGCCCGACCGACCCGGACGACCCCGAGGTCTGGAACGCCGCGGTGTCCCGCCTCCGGGAACTCGGCGAGCACGCGGCGTCCGTCGGACTCCCGATGGCGCTGGAGCTCTACGAGGACACGTACCTCGGCACCGCCGACAGCGCGGTCCGCCTCGTCGAGGAGATCGGGCTCGACAACGTCGGCCTGAACGCCGACGTCGCGAACCTCATCCGTCTGCACCGCCCGGTGGAGGACTGGAGGGAGTTGTTCGCGAAGACCCTGCCGTACACGAACTACCTGCACGTGAAGAACTACACGCGGGACGAGTCGGCCGACGGGAGCTGGTCGACGAGCGTGCCGAGCACCATGGAGACCGGCCTCATCAACTACCGCCAGGTCCTCCGCGATGCCGTCGCGAACGGCTTCCGCGGCATCCTCATGACCGAGCAGTACGGCGGGGACAGCCTCGGCGTCTGCGCCACCAACCAGCAGTACATCCGTTCCGTCCTCGCGACCTCGGTCGTCGGGGCGACGCAGCAAGGAGCAACTCGATGA
- a CDS encoding carboxylate--amine ligase/circularly permuted type 2 ATP-grasp protein, producing the protein MSAELTLGAEEELHLIDLESGRLSAKAPRLLPKLPADRFGAELQRTTIETNTPVVTTLDDLRRVIVDLRQELAGAIAPAGVTIAAAGTAPRSEYADFELTSGGRYGRMQEQYRMLVDEQLICGLQVHVGVSDRDLAVQIAQRVAPTLPVLLALSASSPFWNGQDTGYASFRSIIWQRWPSAGSFGRVESAAEYDKVLEDLIASGVIADKKMAYFDVRPSSHAPTLELRVCDATPVVDDAVLIAGLFRAAVRKAEIAVESGAEWHPRSEPLHRAAMWQAARSGLSGDLLGLGQHPERLPAEIAVRQLVSRLRPELEELGDWGTVSALLEDTLARGNSTDRQRTAYAERGSLDDVVALVVEDTAGTPSGRDDHPVVAIPSYRVRAGDEAVGPGARPRPAFRDLAAFFRGWDAETTIDRCTARDAWTREHEVGFVVAGAVQDFGCDLVPRTVSAYEWDQLAKGLGQRARAIELFLRDAYGDRRIVADGAMDERDFVGRNGWDPDAMRLPRDAVRAPVLGFDLVRNEFGGWRVLEDNVRSPSGVAYGIALRELMDEVVPDAPRPEHLRDPHGVMDRIAHTLRTNATAVTGEREAVLALISDGPAAGAWYEHRRLSDGAGMRLLTESDLDVRDGHVVEAATGDVLHALYLRVDRDASALRTDLTPDLGARILDAAEAGRVYLANAPGNALVDDKAMYVNVPDLIWYYLDEKPLLESVPTYRTSIEGERMSVLDRVGELVTKPVDGEGGRDVLIGPAASAPEVAERRRAIAADPAGWVGQEVVQLSSHPTIGPAGLDPRHVDLRAFVYVTGTGPDDTHLADVALTRVAPEGSLVVNSSRGGGAKDTWIVGTDREDS; encoded by the coding sequence ATGAGTGCAGAGCTGACGCTCGGCGCCGAGGAAGAGCTGCACCTCATCGACCTCGAGTCCGGCCGACTTTCCGCGAAGGCCCCGCGCCTTCTGCCCAAACTCCCAGCAGACCGCTTCGGCGCAGAACTCCAGCGCACGACGATCGAGACGAACACCCCGGTGGTGACGACGCTCGACGACCTCCGGCGGGTGATCGTCGACCTCCGGCAGGAGCTGGCGGGAGCGATCGCGCCGGCGGGTGTCACCATCGCCGCCGCCGGCACGGCTCCCAGGTCGGAGTACGCCGACTTCGAACTGACCTCCGGTGGCCGCTACGGCCGCATGCAGGAGCAGTACCGGATGCTCGTCGACGAACAGCTCATCTGCGGCCTGCAGGTGCACGTCGGCGTGAGCGACCGCGACCTGGCGGTCCAGATCGCCCAGCGCGTCGCACCGACGCTCCCGGTCCTGCTGGCGCTGAGTGCGTCGAGTCCGTTCTGGAACGGCCAGGACACCGGGTACGCGTCGTTCCGGAGCATCATCTGGCAGCGCTGGCCGTCCGCCGGCAGCTTCGGCCGGGTCGAGAGCGCTGCCGAGTACGACAAGGTGCTCGAGGACCTCATCGCGTCTGGCGTGATCGCCGACAAGAAGATGGCGTACTTCGACGTCCGTCCGTCCTCGCACGCACCGACGCTCGAACTGCGGGTCTGCGACGCGACACCCGTGGTCGACGACGCGGTGCTCATCGCCGGGCTGTTCCGCGCAGCGGTCCGCAAGGCCGAGATCGCGGTCGAGTCCGGCGCCGAGTGGCATCCCAGGAGCGAACCGCTGCACCGCGCGGCGATGTGGCAGGCCGCACGCAGTGGACTGAGCGGCGACCTGCTGGGGCTCGGGCAACACCCGGAGCGGCTGCCGGCCGAGATCGCGGTGCGCCAGCTCGTCTCGCGGCTCCGCCCCGAGCTCGAGGAACTCGGCGACTGGGGGACCGTGAGCGCCCTGCTCGAGGACACCCTTGCGCGCGGCAACTCCACGGACCGGCAGCGGACCGCGTACGCCGAGCGGGGTTCGCTCGACGACGTCGTGGCGCTCGTGGTGGAGGACACCGCTGGCACCCCGTCCGGTCGGGACGACCACCCCGTCGTCGCGATCCCGTCGTACCGCGTCCGTGCCGGCGACGAGGCGGTCGGACCGGGCGCACGCCCCCGTCCCGCGTTCCGCGACCTGGCCGCGTTCTTCCGTGGCTGGGACGCCGAGACGACCATCGACCGCTGCACCGCCCGCGACGCCTGGACCCGGGAGCACGAGGTCGGCTTCGTGGTCGCCGGCGCCGTGCAGGACTTCGGCTGCGACCTCGTCCCGCGTACCGTCAGCGCCTACGAGTGGGACCAGCTCGCGAAGGGCCTCGGGCAGCGTGCCCGCGCGATCGAGCTCTTCCTCCGTGACGCGTACGGCGACCGGCGGATCGTCGCGGACGGCGCGATGGACGAGCGCGACTTCGTCGGCCGCAACGGGTGGGATCCCGACGCCATGCGCCTGCCGAGGGACGCCGTCCGTGCCCCGGTGCTGGGCTTCGACCTCGTGCGGAACGAGTTCGGCGGGTGGCGTGTGCTCGAGGACAACGTCCGCTCGCCCTCCGGCGTGGCGTACGGCATCGCGTTGCGCGAACTCATGGACGAGGTCGTCCCCGACGCGCCCCGGCCGGAACACCTGCGCGATCCGCACGGCGTCATGGACCGGATCGCCCACACGCTCCGCACCAACGCGACGGCCGTCACCGGTGAACGCGAGGCGGTGCTGGCGCTGATCAGCGACGGCCCCGCCGCCGGCGCCTGGTACGAACACCGCAGGCTGTCCGACGGAGCCGGGATGCGCCTCCTGACCGAGTCGGACCTGGACGTCCGCGACGGCCACGTCGTCGAGGCCGCGACCGGTGACGTCCTGCACGCGCTCTACCTGCGGGTGGACCGCGACGCCAGCGCCCTCCGGACCGACCTGACCCCCGATCTCGGCGCGCGGATCCTCGACGCGGCCGAGGCCGGGCGCGTCTACCTGGCGAACGCGCCGGGCAACGCGCTCGTCGACGACAAGGCGATGTACGTCAACGTGCCCGACCTGATCTGGTACTACCTCGACGAGAAGCCGCTGCTCGAGTCGGTGCCGACCTACCGGACCAGCATCGAGGGCGAACGGATGTCCGTGCTCGACCGCGTCGGCGAGCTCGTGACGAAGCCCGTCGACGGCGAAGGCGGCCGCGACGTCCTCATCGGGCCGGCCGCGAGCGCGCCGGAGGTCGCGGAACGCCGACGCGCGATCGCAGCGGATCCCGCGGGGTGGGTCGGGCAAGAGGTCGTCCAGCTCTCGTCGCACCCCACCATCGGACCAGCCGGGCTCGACCCACGGCACGTGGACCTCCGCGCGTTCGTGTACGTGACCGGCACGGGTCCGGACGACACCCACCTGGCGGACGTGGCGCTCACCAGGGTCGCGCCGGAGGGCAGCCTCGTCGTGAACTCGTCGCGGGGTGGCGGCGCCAAGGACACGTGGATCGTCGGCACGGACCGGGAGGACAGCTGA
- a CDS encoding 3-hydroxyacyl-CoA dehydrogenase family protein, whose product MSTLDIAVVGSGYMGGGIAQVLALAGHTVRIADVSAEIAEANRARLITETEQFVADGLFPADAVSRVDAHLSAAASIEEAVATADFIEEAVPEKLEIKHDTLRRISAAAKPDAIIGSNTSTILIQSLAEAVTGPERFLGVHFSNPAPFIPGVELIPHPTTGEHAVEVAEAVVAATGKQSARVKDATGFVLNRLQYALFEEATKIVDEGIATPDDIDTIVRTTFGFRLPFFGPFAIADMAGLDVYAFCFESLQTRWPERFATPSSLQQHVDAGELGTKSGAGYLEVPADRTPELVAYRNRAYVAMQKLLDELGPAPIH is encoded by the coding sequence ATGAGCACCCTCGACATCGCCGTCGTCGGATCCGGCTACATGGGCGGTGGGATCGCGCAGGTCCTCGCCCTCGCCGGCCACACCGTCCGGATCGCGGACGTGTCCGCCGAGATCGCGGAAGCCAACCGAGCGCGGCTCATCACCGAGACGGAGCAGTTCGTCGCGGACGGCCTCTTCCCCGCGGATGCCGTGTCCCGCGTCGACGCGCACCTCAGCGCCGCCGCCTCGATCGAGGAAGCGGTCGCCACGGCCGACTTCATCGAGGAGGCGGTCCCCGAGAAGCTCGAGATCAAGCACGACACCCTCCGTCGGATCAGCGCCGCCGCGAAGCCCGACGCGATCATCGGCTCGAACACCTCCACCATCCTGATCCAGTCGCTCGCCGAGGCCGTCACCGGTCCGGAGCGGTTCCTCGGGGTGCACTTCTCGAACCCCGCGCCGTTCATCCCCGGCGTCGAGCTCATCCCGCACCCGACCACCGGTGAGCACGCCGTCGAGGTCGCCGAGGCCGTCGTCGCCGCGACGGGCAAGCAGTCCGCGCGGGTGAAGGACGCCACCGGCTTCGTGCTGAACCGGCTGCAGTACGCACTGTTCGAGGAGGCGACCAAGATCGTCGACGAGGGCATCGCGACGCCCGACGACATCGACACGATCGTCCGCACGACGTTCGGGTTCCGCCTGCCGTTCTTCGGCCCGTTCGCGATCGCGGACATGGCCGGACTCGACGTCTACGCGTTCTGCTTCGAGTCGCTGCAGACCCGCTGGCCCGAGCGCTTCGCGACCCCGTCGTCGCTGCAGCAGCACGTCGACGCCGGCGAGCTCGGCACGAAGTCCGGCGCGGGGTACCTCGAGGTACCGGCCGACCGGACGCCGGAACTCGTCGCCTACCGCAACCGCGCCTACGTCGCCATGCAGAAGCTCCTCGACGAGCTCGGGCCGGCACCGATCCACTGA
- a CDS encoding N-acetylglutaminylglutamine amidotransferase produces the protein MCGLAGEIRFDGTSPDVGTVARMTGCLVHRGPDGDGLWARGPVALGHRRLSIVDLSTAGAQPMVVTRLGLTIAYNGMVYNYRDLREELHGKGHTFDSTSDTEVIVAAYAEWGESFVDHLIGMFAIAIWEHASGRLVLARDRLGIKPLYVAEVPGGVRFASSLPAILAGGQVDTSIDPVAFASYMSFHSIVPAPRTILSGVGKLPPATVRVYEPSGAFRDTTYWQPRFERDPARAGWSDEDWQQAFTASLRTAVERRMVADVPVGVLLSGGIDSSLVVALLAEAGQQDLATFSIGFESAGGESGDEFEYSDEVARHFGTDHHRIRIPSSRLLDGIDGAIQAMSEPMVSHDCVAFYLLSQEVSQHVKVVQSGQGADEVLGGYSWYPPLADVPRDQAAEAYRSVFMDRRWPALQGLLGERWRSDDDTPSAFVDAEFARPGASTSVDAALRSDTTIMLVDDPVKRVDNMTMAWGLEARVPFLDHEFVEFAGTIPPELKLADGGKGVMKRAARGIVPDAVIDRTKGYFPVPAIRQLEGPYLERVREALHAPEARERGLFDAGEVERMLQDPNSTRTEIGANALWQLGLIEMWLQHQGVR, from the coding sequence ATGTGTGGACTCGCTGGAGAGATCCGGTTCGACGGGACGTCCCCCGACGTCGGGACGGTCGCCCGGATGACCGGGTGCCTGGTGCACCGGGGGCCGGACGGCGACGGACTCTGGGCGCGCGGCCCGGTGGCGCTCGGGCACCGTCGTCTGTCGATCGTGGACCTGTCGACCGCCGGCGCGCAGCCGATGGTCGTCACGCGCCTCGGCCTGACGATCGCCTACAACGGGATGGTCTACAACTACCGGGACCTCCGCGAGGAACTGCACGGCAAGGGCCACACGTTCGACTCGACGTCGGACACCGAGGTCATCGTCGCCGCCTACGCCGAGTGGGGCGAGTCGTTCGTCGACCACCTGATCGGGATGTTCGCCATCGCGATCTGGGAGCACGCCAGCGGCCGACTCGTGCTCGCGCGCGACCGGCTCGGGATCAAGCCGCTGTACGTGGCGGAGGTCCCCGGTGGCGTCCGGTTCGCGAGCTCCCTGCCGGCGATCCTGGCCGGCGGTCAGGTGGACACGTCCATCGACCCCGTCGCCTTCGCGTCGTACATGAGCTTCCACTCGATCGTCCCCGCACCCCGCACGATCCTGTCCGGCGTCGGCAAGCTCCCGCCGGCGACCGTGCGGGTCTACGAACCGTCGGGAGCGTTCCGCGACACGACGTACTGGCAGCCCCGGTTCGAGCGTGACCCCGCCCGTGCCGGTTGGTCGGACGAGGACTGGCAGCAGGCGTTCACCGCGTCGCTCCGCACCGCGGTCGAGCGCCGCATGGTCGCCGATGTCCCGGTCGGGGTGCTGCTCTCCGGCGGCATCGACTCCTCGCTGGTGGTCGCCCTGCTCGCCGAGGCCGGTCAGCAGGACCTCGCCACGTTCAGCATCGGCTTCGAGTCGGCCGGTGGGGAGTCCGGCGACGAGTTCGAGTACTCCGACGAGGTCGCCCGGCACTTCGGCACCGACCACCACCGCATCCGCATCCCCTCGTCACGCCTGCTCGACGGCATCGACGGGGCGATCCAGGCGATGAGTGAGCCGATGGTCAGTCACGACTGCGTCGCGTTCTACCTGCTCTCGCAAGAGGTCTCGCAGCACGTCAAGGTCGTGCAGTCCGGGCAGGGTGCCGACGAAGTCCTCGGCGGCTACAGCTGGTACCCGCCGCTCGCGGACGTCCCCCGGGACCAGGCCGCCGAGGCGTACCGGTCGGTGTTCATGGACCGGCGCTGGCCTGCCCTGCAGGGGTTGCTCGGGGAGCGCTGGCGGAGCGACGACGACACCCCGTCGGCGTTCGTGGACGCGGAGTTCGCGCGGCCGGGAGCCTCGACCAGTGTCGATGCCGCACTCCGCAGCGACACGACGATCATGCTGGTGGACGACCCGGTCAAGCGGGTCGACAACATGACGATGGCGTGGGGGCTCGAGGCGCGCGTGCCGTTCCTCGACCACGAGTTCGTCGAGTTCGCGGGCACGATCCCGCCGGAGCTGAAGCTCGCCGACGGCGGGAAGGGCGTGATGAAGCGTGCGGCGCGCGGCATCGTCCCCGATGCCGTCATCGACCGGACGAAGGGGTACTTCCCGGTGCCGGCGATCCGGCAGCTGGAGGGTCCGTACCTGGAGCGCGTCCGCGAGGCGCTGCACGCCCCTGAGGCCCGGGAACGCGGGCTCTTCGACGCAGGGGAGGTCGAGCGGATGCTCCAGGACCCGAACAGCACGAGGACCGAGATCGGCGCGAACGCGCTCTGGCAGCTCGGCCTGATCGAGATGTGGCTGCAGCACCAGGGGGTGCGGTGA
- a CDS encoding prolyl oligopeptidase family serine peptidase codes for MSRPGGSVQVGASASVAQSAETRAAVDLGERLTAAWGSWGPTMTRNARRVAFVSDRHGTPEVFVQDVVVDGPLPDPVRIRLSGDPVIRVTWSSDGEWLAVAIATDGGVKQQVWVVRPDGSDAAQIAGSRYQHAELGPWSRSGHRVVITLPSTEPEQPARSYLVDPVSGDRDDLAVGELIHILDLSVEERLVVLRDGARGHEFVVVVDRLTDESQSLLTDPPDGSAEIAFLRPSPASETSPLVAYVATEAGLPRRGLVAQPVGPHGWRGKPRGIIDRDDAELEFLDADDAGRTLLLGWNVDGRSELDLINTHDASRTPVPDLPGYVVTDPVLSRDGRSVILAVEGPSRPRELWRLDTNALTWSRVTDVPALPDVSLVEPTLERFTARDGLELTGWLYRAVEPATSTAFAPSGAAHEPPVGRAAMLHLHGGPESQERPTFSPQHQALAAAGITVFAPNIRGSSGYGREFVHADDLGLRWNALADVVDCARFLVTNGYAERGRVAVEGRSYGGYATIASLAFTPDVFAAGVMVCGMSDFATFYRDTEPWIASAAATKYGHPVDDAALLESLSPMRAIDDVTAPLLVVHGELDTNVPIGEAHQVVDALRARSHDVSYLELEGEGHEYRRASSRALLVRTMVEFLASRLV; via the coding sequence GTGAGCCGGCCGGGAGGCTCGGTGCAGGTGGGCGCATCGGCGTCCGTCGCGCAGTCGGCCGAGACCAGGGCCGCGGTCGACCTGGGCGAGCGGCTCACCGCCGCCTGGGGCTCGTGGGGCCCGACGATGACGCGGAACGCGCGCCGGGTGGCCTTCGTCAGTGATCGGCACGGCACCCCCGAGGTCTTCGTGCAGGACGTCGTCGTCGACGGCCCACTGCCCGATCCCGTCCGCATCCGCCTGTCCGGCGACCCGGTCATCCGGGTGACGTGGTCGTCCGACGGGGAGTGGCTCGCCGTGGCCATCGCGACCGACGGCGGCGTGAAGCAGCAGGTCTGGGTGGTCCGACCGGACGGCAGCGACGCCGCGCAGATCGCCGGGTCGCGGTACCAGCACGCCGAGCTCGGGCCGTGGAGCCGCAGTGGGCACCGCGTCGTGATCACCCTGCCGTCGACCGAACCCGAGCAGCCGGCGCGCTCGTACCTCGTCGACCCCGTGTCCGGGGACCGCGACGACCTGGCGGTCGGCGAACTCATCCACATCCTCGACCTGTCGGTGGAGGAACGCCTCGTGGTGCTGCGCGACGGTGCCCGCGGCCACGAGTTCGTCGTGGTCGTCGACCGGCTCACCGACGAGAGCCAGTCGCTCCTCACCGACCCGCCGGACGGCTCCGCCGAGATCGCGTTCCTGCGGCCGTCCCCGGCGAGCGAGACCAGTCCGCTCGTCGCCTACGTCGCGACCGAGGCCGGGCTGCCCCGCCGCGGGCTCGTCGCGCAGCCGGTCGGGCCGCACGGGTGGCGCGGGAAGCCCCGCGGGATCATCGACCGCGACGACGCCGAGCTCGAGTTCCTCGACGCCGACGACGCCGGGCGCACGCTGCTGCTCGGCTGGAACGTTGACGGTCGCAGCGAGCTGGACCTCATCAACACGCACGACGCCTCGCGCACCCCCGTGCCCGACCTTCCCGGGTACGTCGTCACCGACCCGGTGCTCAGCCGGGACGGGCGGAGCGTGATCCTCGCCGTCGAGGGGCCGTCGCGCCCCCGGGAGCTGTGGCGTCTCGACACGAACGCGTTGACCTGGAGCCGGGTCACCGACGTCCCGGCGCTGCCCGACGTGTCGCTGGTGGAGCCGACGCTCGAGCGTTTCACCGCCCGTGACGGACTGGAGCTGACCGGGTGGCTGTACCGGGCGGTGGAGCCGGCCACGTCGACTGCCTTCGCTCCTTCCGGGGCTGCGCACGAGCCTCCCGTCGGTCGTGCAGCGATGCTGCACCTGCACGGCGGGCCGGAGTCGCAGGAGCGGCCGACGTTCTCGCCGCAGCACCAGGCGCTCGCCGCAGCGGGGATCACGGTGTTCGCGCCGAACATCCGCGGATCCAGCGGGTACGGGCGGGAGTTCGTGCACGCCGACGACCTCGGGCTGCGGTGGAACGCGCTCGCGGACGTCGTGGACTGCGCGCGGTTCCTCGTGACGAACGGGTACGCCGAGCGTGGGCGGGTCGCCGTCGAGGGCCGGTCGTACGGCGGGTACGCCACGATCGCCTCGCTCGCGTTCACGCCGGACGTGTTCGCCGCCGGGGTGATGGTGTGCGGGATGAGCGACTTCGCGACGTTCTACCGGGACACCGAGCCGTGGATCGCCTCGGCCGCCGCGACGAAGTACGGGCACCCCGTGGACGACGCTGCGCTGCTCGAGTCGCTGTCGCCGATGCGGGCGATCGACGACGTGACGGCGCCGCTGCTCGTCGTGCACGGCGAGCTCGACACGAACGTCCCGATCGGCGAGGCGCACCAGGTCGTCGATGCCCTGCGTGCGCGGTCGCACGACGTGTCGTACCTGGAGCTCGAGGGCGAGGGGCACGAGTACCGGCGGGCGTCCTCCCGAGCGCTGCTGGTGCGGACGATGGTGGAGTTCCTGGCGTCGCGCTTGGTGTGA